The proteins below come from a single Halostagnicola larsenii XH-48 genomic window:
- a CDS encoding thiolase family protein, translating to MSQTPVIAAAYRTPQGKEDGVYADLRSEDLSIPLINEILAESGLSSEDIDDLMWGCAQQRGEQDNNLARIIALLSDLGEGVPATTINRWCASSMQAVISASDAIAAGNRDAIIAGGVESMTRVPMGENTMEVHPRMAAEYNVGELQMGMTAEKVAEEFGVTREDQDEYAARSQQRAVEATEEGRFEDEIVPIETEDGTITEDEGLRPGTTAEKLGELPTVFKSDGSVTPGNASQISDGASAVLVTSEAFAEENDLEILAEVGMNNVAGVDPTIMGIGPVPATRGLLERNGRDIDDYDLVELNEAFASQSLYSRDELGIDPEIFNVNGGAIAIGHPLGASGARLPVTLIHELQKRGGGLGLATLCVGFGQGAAIEFEVN from the coding sequence ATGTCACAGACGCCAGTCATCGCAGCCGCGTATCGCACCCCGCAAGGGAAAGAAGACGGCGTGTACGCCGATCTGCGAAGTGAAGACCTCTCTATCCCGCTGATCAACGAGATTCTGGCCGAGAGCGGCCTCTCGAGCGAGGACATCGACGACCTGATGTGGGGCTGTGCCCAGCAGCGCGGCGAGCAGGACAACAACCTCGCCCGGATCATCGCGTTGCTCTCGGACCTCGGCGAGGGCGTTCCCGCGACGACGATCAACCGCTGGTGTGCCTCCTCGATGCAGGCGGTCATTTCGGCGTCGGACGCCATCGCGGCGGGCAACCGCGACGCGATCATCGCCGGCGGCGTCGAGTCGATGACCCGCGTGCCGATGGGCGAGAACACGATGGAAGTCCACCCGCGGATGGCCGCCGAGTACAACGTTGGCGAACTCCAGATGGGGATGACCGCAGAGAAGGTCGCCGAAGAGTTCGGCGTCACTCGAGAGGACCAAGACGAGTACGCGGCTCGGAGCCAACAGCGGGCCGTCGAGGCGACCGAAGAGGGCCGCTTCGAGGACGAAATCGTCCCGATCGAAACGGAGGACGGAACGATCACGGAAGACGAAGGCCTCCGGCCGGGCACGACCGCCGAGAAACTCGGCGAACTGCCGACGGTCTTCAAATCCGACGGCAGCGTCACCCCCGGAAACGCCTCGCAGATCTCCGACGGTGCCTCCGCAGTGCTCGTCACGAGCGAGGCGTTCGCCGAGGAGAACGACCTCGAGATCCTCGCGGAGGTCGGGATGAACAACGTGGCGGGCGTCGACCCGACCATCATGGGAATCGGTCCGGTACCGGCGACGCGGGGTCTGCTCGAGCGAAACGGCCGCGACATCGACGACTACGATCTGGTCGAACTCAACGAGGCCTTTGCCAGCCAGAGTCTCTACTCCCGAGACGAACTCGGAATCGATCCCGAGATCTTCAACGTCAACGGCGGCGCGATCGCGATCGGTCACCCGCTCGGAGCCTCGGGCGCTCGCCTGCCGGTGACCCTGATTCACGAACTGCAAAAACGCGGCGGCGGTCTCGGACTGGCGACGCTGTGTGTCGGCTTCGGACAGGGTGCGGCGATCGAGTTCGAGGTCAACTGA
- a CDS encoding GTP-binding protein: MNDERIPVTVLSGSLGAGKTTVLNRVLSADHGMEAAVVVNDMGAVNVDAEAVTQRSDLGGDEEVVELSNGCICCRLRGDMLAEIGRLAEQREFDYLLVESSGISEPIPVAQTFSMGFEDATFDPTDTYALDTMVTVVNAHSFWESFDSGTALSGGEGDIDAESGRVPEEVLLDQIEFCDVLVLNKCDLVPDDALEEIEAVLETLQPRAKIRRTKFGNVEAAAILDTGRFDFEAAQNSAGWKRELQHEHHHDPQEEHGVTSVSYERDRPFHPERIAALLPELPDRIIRAKGFFWSAGREDVAMGIDKAGTSVRAGPSGQWLATLPEAEREQYFAARPGLEEDWDDEWGDRMTRLVLIGREFDAESLVDQLDDCLLTEEEYTNDDWGGYPDPFEPEERRELALADQ, from the coding sequence ATGAACGACGAACGAATACCGGTGACAGTTCTGAGCGGCAGTCTCGGCGCGGGCAAGACGACCGTTCTCAACCGCGTTCTCTCCGCGGATCACGGGATGGAAGCGGCGGTCGTGGTCAACGATATGGGAGCGGTGAACGTCGACGCCGAAGCCGTCACCCAGCGATCGGATCTGGGCGGCGACGAGGAGGTAGTGGAACTCTCGAACGGCTGTATCTGCTGTCGCCTTCGCGGCGACATGTTAGCGGAGATCGGACGGCTGGCCGAGCAGCGCGAGTTCGATTATTTGCTCGTCGAATCCTCCGGCATTTCCGAACCGATCCCCGTCGCCCAGACATTCTCGATGGGCTTCGAAGATGCGACGTTCGATCCAACCGACACCTACGCGCTCGATACGATGGTCACCGTCGTCAACGCCCACAGCTTCTGGGAGTCGTTCGACTCCGGAACGGCGCTTTCAGGGGGCGAAGGTGACATCGACGCCGAATCGGGACGGGTTCCCGAAGAAGTGTTGCTCGACCAGATCGAGTTCTGCGACGTGCTCGTCCTCAACAAGTGCGACCTCGTTCCCGACGACGCACTCGAGGAGATCGAAGCCGTCCTCGAGACGCTGCAGCCTCGAGCCAAGATCCGTCGGACCAAGTTCGGGAACGTCGAGGCGGCGGCCATCCTCGACACCGGACGGTTCGACTTCGAGGCCGCACAGAACTCGGCGGGCTGGAAGCGCGAACTCCAGCACGAACACCACCACGACCCGCAGGAAGAACACGGCGTCACCTCCGTTTCCTACGAGCGGGATCGACCGTTCCACCCCGAACGGATCGCGGCGCTCTTACCCGAACTCCCAGACCGGATCATCCGCGCGAAGGGATTCTTCTGGAGTGCAGGCCGCGAAGACGTTGCGATGGGGATCGACAAAGCGGGAACCTCCGTCCGCGCCGGCCCGTCGGGCCAGTGGCTCGCGACGCTCCCCGAGGCAGAACGCGAGCAGTACTTCGCCGCCAGACCCGGTCTCGAGGAGGACTGGGACGACGAGTGGGGCGACCGTATGACGCGGCTCGTCCTCATCGGCCGCGAGTTCGACGCCGAGTCGCTCGTCGACCAACTCGATGACTGCTTGCTCACGGAGGAGGAGTACACGAACGACGACTGGGGAGGGTACCCCGATCCGTTCGAACCGGAAGAACGACGTGAACTCGCGCTCGCGGATCAGTAA
- a CDS encoding MogA/MoaB family molybdenum cofactor biosynthesis protein: MPTDETRRTTDEHGHDIIDPLYVAIVTVSSSRAAAAETDDPAAIEDPGGDTVAECFETDGHEVRERVLVRDDYAAIRTAVRRLAAMRDIDIVVTTGGTGVTADDVSPEATASLFERDLPGFGELFRSLSWDEVGTRAMASRATAGIAVDTPVFTLPGSTNACRTACEKLIVPEAPHLAGLATSHRTDATDQSLEAFRSEE; the protein is encoded by the coding sequence ATGCCCACAGACGAGACTCGCCGAACGACGGACGAGCACGGACACGACATCATCGACCCGCTGTACGTCGCCATCGTGACGGTGTCGTCCTCTCGAGCGGCCGCGGCCGAAACCGACGATCCGGCCGCGATCGAAGATCCCGGCGGCGATACGGTCGCCGAGTGTTTCGAGACCGACGGTCACGAGGTCCGCGAGCGCGTTCTGGTCCGGGACGATTACGCCGCGATCCGAACCGCGGTCCGACGGCTGGCCGCGATGCGGGATATCGATATCGTGGTGACGACCGGCGGAACGGGGGTCACCGCGGACGACGTTTCCCCCGAAGCGACCGCCTCGCTGTTCGAACGCGACCTGCCCGGCTTCGGCGAACTGTTCCGCTCGCTCTCCTGGGACGAGGTCGGGACCCGCGCGATGGCCTCTCGAGCCACGGCTGGCATCGCGGTCGACACGCCGGTATTCACCCTCCCCGGAAGCACGAACGCCTGCCGAACCGCCTGCGAGAAACTCATCGTGCCCGAGGCACCGCACCTCGCGGGGCTCGCGACGAGCCACCGAACTGACGCGACCGACCAATCGCTCGAGGCGTTTCGGTCCGAGGAGTGA
- a CDS encoding TspO/MBR family protein, translated as MAYGVRSLDLEPRPIAELVGFVLLVNVVGSAPALVTSTDTAWFEGLEKPWFYPPSIAFSIVWTALFTLLGIALWRVWRANSSGRRLALGLFAVQMAFNVAWTPTFFTLQQPLVALGVIAVLLVLVLATLVAFRRVDRTAAALLVPYLLWVVFATALTFEIWRLNA; from the coding sequence ATGGCATACGGCGTCCGATCGCTGGATCTCGAGCCGCGTCCGATAGCCGAACTCGTGGGCTTCGTCCTGCTGGTCAACGTCGTCGGGAGCGCGCCGGCGCTGGTCACCTCGACGGACACGGCCTGGTTCGAGGGTCTCGAGAAGCCGTGGTTCTACCCGCCGTCGATCGCGTTTTCGATCGTCTGGACCGCGCTGTTTACGCTGCTCGGGATCGCGCTGTGGCGCGTTTGGCGAGCAAATAGCTCCGGACGACGGCTCGCGCTCGGGCTCTTCGCGGTCCAGATGGCGTTCAACGTCGCCTGGACGCCGACGTTTTTCACGCTGCAACAGCCGCTGGTCGCACTCGGCGTCATCGCCGTCTTGTTGGTTCTGGTGCTCGCGACTCTCGTCGCGTTTCGACGCGTCGACCGAACGGCGGCCGCGCTGTTGGTTCCGTACCTGCTGTGGGTCGTGTTCGCGACCGCTCTCACGTTCGAAATCTGGCGACTGAATGCCTGA
- a CDS encoding CobW family GTP-binding protein yields MSVPVTILCGGLGAGKTTLLSQLLEEDDRDIAVLVNDVGEVNVDADLVEARTDLETGDEVVALENGCICCSLGGELSRSVIQLWKEHDFDSLVVEASGVGEPEPIARQFVRGPAGGPYDLDAVVTVADARLFYDTFVDGDEKPVRQGPDESGSRPIADLLLEQVEFCDLLVLNKCDLVSEAERDRVVAVLETLQPRADIVTTEYGSVRPDELLESERFDLEAARESAGWKRAVEASADHEAGDSLHDHGDSGDGESGDEHRNHGDGESGDGENHDHGDGESHDHGDDDHTHPPERYGIDVTTFARTRPFHPRRLREFLEDVPDGLVRAKGLCWIAGRERAAITMSYAGTETTLEVTGRWIASFSEQRQEAYRRGQPDMPWDEEWGDREVRLALIGRNLDQVALESRLEDCLLTDSEMAENWDDYENETPTAMGESTTISSGSAADRSNP; encoded by the coding sequence ATGTCCGTTCCGGTTACCATCCTCTGTGGCGGGCTCGGCGCAGGCAAGACGACGCTGCTCTCGCAGTTGCTCGAGGAAGACGACCGCGATATCGCCGTCCTCGTCAACGACGTCGGCGAGGTTAACGTCGACGCCGACCTCGTCGAAGCGCGCACCGACCTCGAGACGGGCGACGAGGTCGTCGCCCTCGAGAACGGCTGTATCTGTTGTAGCCTCGGCGGCGAACTCTCGCGCTCGGTGATCCAACTCTGGAAGGAACACGACTTCGACTCCCTCGTCGTCGAAGCCTCCGGCGTCGGCGAGCCGGAACCGATCGCCCGCCAGTTCGTCCGCGGGCCCGCTGGCGGCCCCTACGATCTGGACGCGGTCGTCACCGTCGCCGACGCTCGCCTGTTTTACGACACGTTCGTCGACGGGGACGAAAAGCCGGTCCGACAGGGTCCCGACGAGAGCGGCTCCCGTCCGATCGCCGACCTCCTGCTCGAGCAGGTCGAGTTCTGTGACCTGCTCGTCCTCAACAAGTGCGACCTGGTTAGCGAGGCCGAACGCGACCGCGTCGTCGCCGTCCTCGAGACGCTCCAGCCGCGAGCCGACATCGTGACCACGGAGTACGGCTCGGTGCGTCCCGACGAACTGCTCGAGAGCGAGCGATTCGACCTCGAGGCCGCACGCGAGTCCGCGGGCTGGAAACGAGCCGTCGAGGCGAGCGCGGACCACGAGGCCGGTGACAGTCTGCACGATCACGGCGACAGCGGTGATGGCGAAAGCGGCGACGAGCACCGCAATCACGGTGACGGCGAGAGCGGTGACGGTGAAAACCACGATCACGGCGACGGCGAGAGCCACGACCACGGCGATGACGACCACACTCACCCGCCCGAGCGATATGGGATCGACGTCACAACGTTCGCGCGAACCCGTCCGTTTCACCCCCGGCGACTCCGCGAGTTCCTCGAGGACGTTCCGGACGGGCTCGTTCGCGCGAAGGGGCTCTGCTGGATCGCGGGCCGCGAACGGGCGGCGATCACGATGAGCTACGCGGGAACCGAGACGACCCTCGAGGTCACCGGGCGGTGGATCGCCAGCTTCTCCGAGCAACGACAGGAAGCCTATCGCCGCGGCCAGCCAGACATGCCGTGGGACGAGGAGTGGGGCGACCGCGAGGTTCGACTCGCGCTCATCGGCCGGAACCTGGATCAGGTCGCCCTCGAGTCGCGACTCGAGGACTGTCTGCTCACCGATAGCGAGATGGCCGAAAATTGGGACGACTACGAGAACGAGACGCCAACGGCGATGGGCGAGTCGACGACGATTTCTTCCGGAAGCGCCGCTGACCGGTCAAACCCGTAA
- a CDS encoding PaaI family thioesterase gives MSDETPDSIGTPNADEATGELEDFLQGHIDESQEFLSWLGTSVDHIGAGTMTLSIPYDEKLTNVRPDSGSDRRPDMHGGVAATLIDTAGGLALRTELEDPFDASIATINLNVNYLRPATGDLSATANVVRVGSSVGVSEITVESATEDGETKAVATGQGSYRVFRGVTD, from the coding sequence ATGAGCGATGAGACACCGGATTCGATCGGAACTCCGAACGCCGACGAAGCGACCGGCGAACTCGAGGATTTCTTACAGGGACATATCGACGAGTCCCAGGAATTTCTGTCCTGGTTGGGTACCTCGGTCGACCACATCGGCGCGGGAACGATGACGCTCTCGATTCCCTACGACGAGAAGCTCACGAACGTCCGTCCCGACTCGGGATCGGATCGACGCCCCGACATGCACGGCGGCGTCGCCGCGACGCTCATCGATACCGCTGGCGGACTGGCACTTCGAACGGAACTCGAGGACCCGTTCGACGCGAGCATCGCGACGATCAACCTCAACGTCAACTACCTCCGGCCCGCGACGGGCGACCTGAGCGCGACCGCGAACGTGGTCCGAGTCGGCTCGAGCGTCGGCGTGAGCGAAATTACCGTCGAGAGCGCGACCGAAGACGGCGAGACGAAGGCGGTCGCGACCGGACAGGGATCCTACCGCGTCTTCCGGGGAGTAACCGACTGA
- a CDS encoding DUF5806 family protein has product MNEDGSRMESDDADSDSSETTTVEATDDDPETVDIDGTTPDLETPAGESRDGADEGRDAADEADDPASVEQSMPGVPDPDEADGNDVPTDVQKYARFQKMDGAQYDRVNEFLRDRTYITAREWAIARLCSDFRTETGVEMTKIGENLPELVPFMTDTYTPQAVNQARSSFEDKIRTAGATFLYGAMCDFFTAEELDDVMYEATEVAKFLLEVEGVDLSVEEELEAEERISTVMRDVRDASQELREDEA; this is encoded by the coding sequence ATGAACGAGGACGGTTCACGGATGGAGTCCGACGACGCGGACTCCGACTCGAGCGAGACCACCACCGTGGAAGCCACCGACGACGACCCAGAGACCGTCGATATCGACGGCACAACTCCTGATCTCGAGACTCCTGCCGGCGAAAGCCGGGATGGCGCCGACGAAGGCCGGGACGCCGCCGACGAAGCTGACGATCCCGCTTCGGTCGAGCAGTCGATGCCGGGCGTGCCGGACCCCGACGAGGCCGACGGGAACGACGTGCCGACGGATGTCCAGAAGTACGCCCGATTCCAGAAGATGGACGGCGCGCAGTACGACCGGGTCAACGAGTTCCTGCGGGATCGAACGTACATCACGGCCCGCGAGTGGGCCATCGCCCGCCTGTGTTCTGACTTCCGAACCGAAACCGGCGTCGAGATGACCAAAATCGGCGAGAACCTCCCCGAACTCGTCCCCTTCATGACCGACACCTACACCCCGCAGGCGGTCAATCAGGCCCGGAGCTCCTTCGAGGACAAGATCCGAACCGCCGGCGCGACCTTCCTCTACGGCGCGATGTGCGACTTCTTTACCGCCGAAGAGCTCGACGACGTGATGTACGAGGCGACCGAGGTCGCGAAGTTCCTCCTCGAGGTCGAAGGCGTCGACCTCTCGGTCGAGGAGGAACTCGAGGCCGAAGAGCGGATTTCGACGGTGATGCGCGACGTTCGCGACGCCAGTCAGGAGTTGCGAGAAGACGAGGCGTAG
- a CDS encoding phosphatase PAP2 family protein, giving the protein MSRGVGAVESIQGLLPEWLALVVALLTQLGDVWFLTLLLAVLYWLDAPRRDAIAVVVGAWIAGTGMYLGLKEVFALPRPNEPLADPSLYPSVIQPVYEATALATGYGFPSGHAVGTTIVYVGLAAVFTSSTRRRRFTGAAALVGTVCFSRVALGVHYLVDVVAGVAAGLLLLLVVRALAARRPDDPAATTFGLAVVFAVFFVVVSGVAFKSILVLAASLGTVAGWRFFDFGRRG; this is encoded by the coding sequence ATGTCGCGGGGTGTCGGCGCAGTCGAATCGATTCAGGGGCTGCTCCCCGAGTGGCTGGCACTGGTCGTCGCCCTGCTCACGCAGCTGGGTGACGTGTGGTTTTTGACGCTCCTTCTGGCCGTGCTTTACTGGCTGGACGCGCCGAGGCGCGACGCCATCGCGGTCGTCGTCGGCGCGTGGATAGCCGGGACGGGGATGTACCTGGGACTGAAGGAGGTGTTCGCCCTCCCGAGACCGAACGAGCCGTTGGCCGATCCCTCCCTGTATCCCTCGGTTATCCAACCCGTCTACGAAGCGACGGCGTTGGCCACCGGATACGGGTTCCCGAGCGGACACGCCGTTGGCACGACGATCGTTTACGTCGGACTGGCAGCCGTTTTCACGAGTAGTACGCGGCGGCGGCGCTTTACTGGCGCAGCGGCGCTCGTCGGAACGGTTTGTTTCTCCCGCGTCGCACTCGGCGTTCACTATCTCGTCGATGTCGTCGCCGGCGTCGCCGCCGGTCTCCTCTTGTTGCTCGTCGTGCGAGCGCTCGCCGCGCGCCGGCCCGACGACCCCGCCGCGACCACGTTCGGGCTGGCCGTCGTCTTCGCCGTTTTCTTCGTCGTTGTGAGCGGCGTCGCTTTCAAATCGATTCTCGTGCTGGCGGCCTCGCTCGGTACGGTGGCGGGTTGGCGGTTTTTCGACTTCGGTCGTCGCGGGTAG
- a CDS encoding DUF7529 family protein encodes MTNGTSSESTPDEADPWIELLEDAAAIEGEFQDAGWETLFVEPEAVTPVETDDRVGLRAVVSQDQYTAVEDLVGRDDIAFAAVDVYYQTEGQTTFILAVERDDETEHAVLLPLYYDLPDASSVLETALADGHLFVYLDPADEPAETDEDRWVVFSHDEPSLFVDSVADLEE; translated from the coding sequence ATGACTAACGGAACGTCGTCGGAGTCGACGCCCGACGAGGCCGATCCGTGGATCGAGTTGCTCGAGGACGCGGCGGCAATCGAGGGCGAGTTTCAGGATGCGGGTTGGGAGACGCTGTTCGTCGAACCGGAGGCCGTCACGCCGGTCGAGACGGACGACCGAGTCGGTCTTCGAGCGGTCGTCTCACAGGACCAGTACACCGCCGTCGAGGACCTCGTTGGCCGGGACGACATCGCCTTCGCCGCGGTCGACGTCTACTACCAGACCGAAGGACAGACGACCTTCATCCTCGCCGTCGAACGCGACGACGAAACCGAACACGCCGTCTTGCTCCCGCTGTACTACGATCTACCGGACGCATCCTCGGTGCTCGAGACCGCACTCGCCGACGGGCACCTCTTCGTCTACCTCGATCCGGCGGACGAACCGGCGGAAACGGACGAAGACCGCTGGGTCGTGTTTTCCCACGACGAGCCGTCGCTGTTCGTCGATTCAGTCGCCGATCTCGAGGAGTAG